Part of the Aquimarina sp. TRL1 genome, ACGCAAGTTTCCATACCCAAAAGGAGCAAAACCTATATATAATCCTTATATTAAAGTTAATAATTATTATGATTTGGGTATCGATTCTTGTTTATCGTGGCCCTTTACAAATTGTGATGCAAACAAAGATCGAAAATGGGGCAGAGTCAAAGAGTTAATGCAGGAAGCCAATGATAATAGAAGTAATAATCGCCTTTATTTAAATGCTGTAAATGGTTATCTTACTAATCATCTTGTTGGCATTCCTATTCCAGAACCTGATATTACCGCAGTTTCGGACTACATGAATCCTAGAGTTAAAAATTACATGAAAGCTAATAAGGGCTTTAGTAAGAGTTATGGAGTACTCATTCTAGATTGGGTTGACTCATCTCTAATTGAGGCTATTTATAAAGTCAATTTCCACGCATGGGCTCTTAATCCAGAAATTACATTTTATAAAAAATCGAACTTTGAAGGCGATGTAATTAGGGGAAATGAGATATCTGTTAGCCTGCATCCTAATCCTGTTAAATTTCACAAGTTTAACCTTGTAATTAACACATCGATTCATGAGAAGTTAGAATTAAAAATATATAACTCATTAGGTAAATTAGTTTACAAACAGAACCTTGGTTTGGTAGAAGAGGAGAATAAAATCCCAATTGAAACTTCTGATTTTAAAAGTAAATCAAAAGGTGTTTATTTTGTAGAGATTAAAAATTCAAAAGGAGTACGTCTAATCAAGAAGTTGTTCATTAAATAGATTATGTTTAATAGTTAACCTAACAATTTAAAGAAATTAAAAAGTAAAAACATTTGTTTTAACTTAGTGCAAACACGAAAGGTAATTTCTTTTCCCCAACCCTACTTGCCTTATACAGACCGTCGACAACAATAACAAATCTTTGAAAAATGACCTACTTATAAACAGATATAATGAATTATAAAGACATAAACGAATTGATGATTAAAGCTATTACCTTGTATTATTAATTTTTAACGATTTTAAAACTATGAAAAAGAGCATTTTCATTTTTGTAATGATCATTCTATGCATACTAACTTCTTGTGAAAAAGAAGATACACCGATTAAAACTAAAACTTCGTTACTATCCCCACCCCAGTTGATATTACCCATCAATAATGAAGAGCGCTTTTTTTTAGAAGGTTTAAAATTAGAATGGACTCCATCTGTTTCTGAAGAAAAAGAAGCGATTACATATCGGGTAACAATAAGATATACTTCATCAACTTATCTGGATGAAAAATTTGATGTAGGGGAAGAAACTTCATTTATTTTTTCTCAAGAATTAGCGAGAAAAATTAAAGAATTAAATGCTCCCATAGCAGGAAATCAAGTAGAAGCACGAGTTACTTGGAGTGTAGAAGCTATTGATAGTAAAGGGAATGTGAGTAAGTCTGATACTTTCTTTTTTAATGTTGTTTTTTGATATATGATGATTTTAGAAATTAGGAAAGAGAAGCCCTGCTCTTTAATATTAAAAAGTCAGATATTTTTAAAGCGAAAAACAGTGCCCTAATTAGATGAATTAGGGCTAAAACAAAAAAGCTAAACCATTTATTTAAAATGATTTAGCTTTTAAAAGTAGCGGGAACAGGACTCGAACCTGTGACCTTCGGGTTATGAGCCCGACGAGCTGCCTACTGCTCTATCCCGCGATATTGAGAGCGCAAATATACGAGCTTTTTTTAATTAAACAATTTTTAAGCCATAAAAAAACTAAAAATTATATATTTTCCTTAGCAAACCCAAGTGAATTCCTCACTGTTCTATTGAGTATACCTCTAAAGAAGTTAACTCCTGATCATCGAATCTGGGACGTAATTCTATCGGATTACAACACACTTCGCAGTCTTCTACATAAACCTGATAGGGCACCGAAGGATCCAGCAGCATTGAAATTTCTTCCCAGCAGTACGGGCATTGAAAAAAATGTTCAATCATTATTCTTTTCTAACATTAGTTTACTCAAAGATACTTATATCTAAAAAAACTCCGTACTAGGATGTATCCTATTAAGGAGTTTATTACTTGTGGAGTTCACTACAAAAAAACAGTGTCCGTCTAGGACATCGTATCAATTTCTTCCTGAACTGCTTCCCACTCTTCCATCAAAGTGATTAATTTATCCTTTTTTTCCTGATATGTTTCAAAAAAATTAGGCTTCGCAATTGCTGCATCATAATCAGCTGCCATATCAGCATCTAACTTTTTGATTTCTCTTTCTAATTTATTGATTTTGGATTCTACGTTACTTAGTTTATTATTTAACGATTTTAGTTTCTTCTGATCTTCATATGATTTTTTAGCTGTTTCTTTTGTCTTAGAAACTTCTTTTTGTCGTTTCTCTTTTTTCTCTATTTCCCGAAGATCTGCTACCTTTCGTTCCTCGAGATAAAAATCGATATCTCCCAGATATTCCTTAACCTTTTTATCTCTAAACTCATACACTCTATTGGTTAATCCCTGAAGAAAATCTCTATCATGGGATACAAGAATCAGTGTCCCTTCAAAGTTTTTTAATGCTTCTTTTAAAACGTTTTTTGATTTAATATCCAAATGGTTGGTCGGTTCATCCATGACCAATACATTAAAAGGCTGTAAAAGAAGTTTACACAACGCTAGTCTGTTTCGTTCTCCTCCAGAGAGAACTTTTACCTTTTTATCCACTTCATCTCCTCTAAACAAAAACGCTCCCAACATATCTCTAACTTTGGTTCTTGTTTTCTCATCTGCGGCATTAATCATCGTCTCGTGAATCGTCAGCTCTCCATCCAGGTATTCTGATTGATTCTGGGCAAAATATCCAATCTCTACATTATGTCCTAGTTTTAGGTCTCCTGTAAATGGTATTTCATTAATAATCATTTTAGCCAAGGTGGATTTCCCCTGCCCATTCTGCCCCACAAAGGCTATTTTAGATCCTCGTTCTACTAAAAGATCTACCTCTTTGAGTATTTCCTTCTCTCCATAGTTCTTCCCTACACTTTCTGCTTCTATTACTACTTTCCCCGGTTGTACACTAACAGGAAAGCGAACATTCATTACAGCATTTTCATCTTCATCTACCTCGATCCGGTCTATTTTATCCAGTTTTTTGATCAGAGATTGCGCCATAGTGGCTTTTGAAGCCTTGGCCCTGAACTTCTCTATTAATCGTTCTGTCTGCTCAATCTGTTTAGATTGGTTTTTCTGCGCAGCTAATTGTTGCTCCCTAATTTCCTGACGTAGCACCAGGTATTTGGAATACGGCTTATTATAGTCATAGATTCTTCCTAAAGAAATTTCTATCGTTCTGTTTGTTACATTATCCAGGAACATTTTATCGTGAGATACAATCACTACTACTCCTGCATATCCTTTTAAGAAATTTTCCAACCAAATAATCGATTCAATATCCAAATGGTTGGTCGGCTCATCTAATAATAAAATGTCATTGTTTTGCAGTAACAACTTAGCTAGCTCGATTCGCATTCTCCAACCTCCGGAAAAGGTATCTGTCAGTTTTCCAAAATCCTCTCTGGCAAATCCCAATCCTTGTAGAATTCGTTCTGTCTCTCCTTGATAATTATACCCTCCTATGATCTCATAATGTTGTGTATGATCACTCAATTCTGTAATCAACTGATTATAAGAATCACTTTCATAGTCCGTTCGTTCTGCGAGCGCCTTGTTTATTTGCTCCAGTTCTCTTTCTATCTTCTTAATTTCTTCAAAAGCTTCATAAGCCTCTTCTAAAACTGTTCTTCCCAGTACAAAATCGATATCTTGTTTTAGAAAACCAATCTTTATATCCTTATCTGTAGCAATCTGACCTGAATCAGGTTCCTGATCTTTTGATAAAATTTTAAGCATGGTAGACTTTCCCGCCCCGTTTTTTCCTACCAGTCCAACACGGTCACCAGCGGTTAATTTGAAACTTATTTCCTCGAAGAGATACTCTCCACCAAATGAAATGGATAAATTATGTATGTTTAACATCAGTTTCTAACTATTTTGTGCAAAGATGACTATTTTTGTTTTACTATAAAAGCGCGTATGAATTTCTTAAAAGGAACTAAGATTTACAGCATTTTTACAGGAGCTTGTCCTGTTTGCCAAAACGAAAGCATGTATTGCAATTCAAACCCTTACAAACTAAACACTACTTTAAAAATGGAAGAGCGGTGTAGTCATTGTAATACTAAATACAAGATAGAACCTTCATTTTTCTACGGGGCTATGTATGTTAGTTATGCTGTAGGAATTGCCTTTGCCGTCGCTGCTTTTGTCATTGCCAATCTGTTTTTTAAAATGGATCTTTTAGCTACTTTTTTTTGTATCGTAGGGACTTTGATTTTCTTTATGCCGATCATCATGAGATTGTCAAGAAATATCTGGATCAACCTCTTCTTACATTACAAAAAAGAGTAATCCTTATATACGAGTGATGAACTCCCCTGACACTAACTACGGGAAAGATACTATGTTATAAGAGAAATCTTAATTTATGGGCTGCTCAAAAACAGTTACATCTGGATTATCAAGCAAATCTATTAATGTTATATTCAGCTTCCAAAGTTTCTCCTTTTTCTATTGAATTTAATAGCTGTTTTGCCAAAAAAGGTCCCATTAACACCCCCCTTGTACCAAGACCATTTAGTAAATGAAGAACTTTATAGGTATCATGTGTTCCTACTAATGGTCTCCTGTCCCTAACTGTAGGACGTATACCACTTTCTTGTGACACAATTGTATACTCACAGCACAGCACTTCTTTCATCTTTTTTAGGATTTTATCTCTAGCTGCTTCTGTCGTTTCTTTTGACTTGTCCTGATGATCGTATGTCGCTCCAATTTTGTACAAATCGTTACCTAACGGAACTATAAAAAAAGCTGCTTTAATCGCTTCTTTCAACCTTAGTGTTTCACTTTTAATAATAACATATTCTCCTTTATTTCCTACTAGAGGCAACTGATTAAAATACGGATTTTGTACCATCCCATAGCCTTCAGAAAAAATAAGATGTCGCGCTTTTACTCCTTTGTAGACAACTCCATTATCTAGTATTTCTATATCATCATGGACAAAAGGTTCTTCTATCAATGAATTTTTAGCCTTCATATATGCCATATAAGACGACAACAGCTGTGACAATGCTACTTTATGAGTCTTATGTACTTTTCCTAAATAAAAGGGAGCTCCTATGCCTTCATTTTTGTTCTTAAGAATATTTTCTGATAGAAATTCGCGTAATACAGGTCTATCAGCAGCCTCATACCACAAGTTTTGTTCTTCTACCGAGTTAAATCTTCGCAAAACTGGTAACTCATCTACAAAGGACTGACTTAATCTTTCTTCTATTCCTTTATAAAAAGAGATGGCTCCATCCATTAGCTCTCCTCCTCTCCACGCCATTGTAAATCGTTTTAGAACCACAGGATTACAAACACCAGCAGCCACTCTTGAAGCCTTCTGAGAACTATCTTCATAAACAAGATAAGTTTTCCCTCTTCGTTCTAATTCTTCTGTTACAGACACCCCTGCAATCCCAAAACCAACTATTATATAATCTACCATTGCTCAAAAATAATAAAACGCCCGACAAAAACTGTCGGGCGTTTTATATATTATAATTTTATGGTGTGGTTTAGTAACTCCACATATCCATTTCAAAGTTTCTGATACTTTCCTTAACGCGCTCACTTTCCAGCAACTGCATTAAAGCATTATCAATCACATAATCTTTAATAGATCTATCTCCTTGAATATTATCTTCTTTATAAATAATAGAGTTAAACCTTCTAGCATTAAGAATATGATCATAATTAAATGGCATAGAAGTATTTTTCCTGTTAAAAGCTTTTGCATTATGCAATACTTCTCTTGCATCAGGGTACCATATCCAGAATAACGGAACCATATCTGGCTCATCATCATCGATAAAGTTAACATCTGGTGCTACAGGAGCCAAACCTAATAATCTGTATCTCAATTCACCTTGACGCTTATCAAAGTACCAATACCCTCTAATATGATATTCAGATATATCAGCTGAAGTAATATCTCTTTTATTGATATACTGAGGATCTACAGTCTCTCCGGCATTATACTGCTCAAAACCTAAATCCGTGGTATCTATTTTTGATAAGGTAGTTTGTAAATCACTGATCGTACGTGTCTCTGTAAAATATGAATCAGAGTATAAGTTTTTTATATTTCCATTTTTAATATTCGCCATTAACACATCATATAATGAACGTCTATTAGATCCTATTGAATTCGTGTCTATAGGATAGTATAACGGAAAGTTAATTCGCTCATCCAAATCTATAATTTCCCAGGTAGTCTTTGCCCAAAGAACATCACGCTCATCTACGTATCCATATTCTAACGGATGGTCATTATCCTGTTCAATCTGCTCAGCAGTTTTCTTTCCTATTTGATCAGGATCGGTTGCGTTCAAAATGTTCGCCTGCCCGTATGAAACTATGGATATGATTAAAGCACAAAGACTTAATATAAGATTTCTCAAATTCATAATTACTAATTTTTTTAATTAGTTAACTCTACAATTACAGGAGATATTTTCTTTAATTTATATCCTTTATTGGTAGTTAACCTCGCTTTGATGTCAATAATTTGTACAGATGACCCTCTTTTTGCTTTTCTTAAAGCAGATTTTGCTTGTGAATTCAACCTTCCACCAGAAACACTAACTGTTGGCTGACCTTCTACTTTAAATTTGAAACCACTTACTTTTAATTTGATATCGAAATCAAAATCTGGTAATATAGCTCCTACAGAGGCAATCTGTAATGCATTTTTAGACATTTTTATAGATCCGTCTTCTCCACGTACAGTTCCAACAGGTCTAGGAATATCTTTAATTCTAAATTTCTTACTATCACTTACTGAAGATCCGTTTGGTAATTTACCACTAACCTTAATACTTACCTCACGCGATTTTACAGTAGTTACATTCATCACATATTTTCCTGCTCCTCCAGCTTTTCTCAATCCTGGCGCTGTAGCATTTACAGATGGTACTCCAGGAATAGAAATCGTCATTGGGTTATTAACTCCTCTATATACCACATTCATTTTATCTGCAGAAATTACTGCTGAATTTGGTTTTGGAATCACCGCATAAGAGCTTTCAATTGGAATTGTTACAATAGAATCTCCTTCTTTAAACTGGAATTCTCCTTTGATATCTCTTTCTCCAACATTTCCTGCTGGGAAATCAAGGATTGTTTGTCCTTCCTGCATAGACTCAGGAGATAGTTCCTTACCGTTTACAACCACTTTGTGTGCCTTTAACGTTTTATCTTTCTTTCCTAAGATAATTCTTCCTTTAAATTTCTCACCGCTAAAGAAAGCCGTTTTGTCTGGTACAACAATTGCTTCGAAGTTAGATAAAGAAACCTCTGATTGTAACTGTCCTGATAACATTGCTGATAACACTTTGCTTTCTGTGTTTTTTACATCAGATTGCATTTGTGTTAGCTTTGTTAGGGTAGCTACTAAAGGATATCCTTCAAAATTATATTTTAACCAGTCTACTTTCACTTTATCTCTATTTGTAACTTCTGATGTCGAAAATTCTTTTTTAACATCATTAGCAATATCAGAGTATTTTTCTTCTAAGATTCCAGAAACTCCATCTCTATACTCTTCTATCTTACTTACAAACTCTTTTCCTGCAGGAGTTATTGTACCTCCTTTAAAAAATAATTCATCTAAAGTAACTGACTTGTCCATTGTTACGTAATCTTTTGGATCAGAAACATCTTTAGTCAGTGTAGATTTAAGGTTTTCTATATATGAAACTAACTCTCCTGACAATTTACTCGTCTGGTCAGCTTTTTCTTTTAGTGGTGTATATTTTGCTGGTTGTTCAGAAACTTTTTCAGCTAAACCTTGCATAAAAGCACTGTTTCTTTCTGTAGTTGCCTGATTAGACTCAGTCAATTTCTCGTTCATCAATCCGAATGCTGCTAACACCTCTTTTGACATGTTTAATGCCAACATAGCGATGAAAACAAGATACATCAGGTTGATCATCTTCTGTCTTGGGGATAATTTTCCTCCTGCCATATTCTTATTAGATTTTTGGTAGTTATGTTGTTATACTATTAATTACTACAAAGGTTGATGTATCGAATACTAGTTTTTAGCATTCATTGCACTCAACATACCACCATATACTCCATTAAGAGAAGATAAATTACTAGCAAGGTTCTCCATTTGGCTCTTCAGCTTACCTGCATTTTCAGCAATTGCCTGATTTGCTTCAGCTTGACGAGCAGAAGATTCTAACTGTACTTTGTATAGGTTATTTAATGACTCTAACTGAGCAGCTGCATGCGTAAGCTCTTCACTATATTTCTTTTGACCTGCGATAGAATCAACTGTTGGTGAGATGCTTTTTGCAGCTCCTTCGAAGTTGCGGATGCTTTCTCCAAGACTACTCATCAATCCTGCATCAATTCTTGCTTCTTTTAACATATCATCTAATTTCTTAGATAACATTCCTTCTGGATCTTTAGCTTCTTTAGCTTTTTTATCTCTTTTATCTCCTCCAGCTAATTCTGGATATACAAGAGACCAATCTAACTCATCATCAACAGGTTCAAATGCAGAAACCGTAAATACTAAAGCTTCTGTGATAAGACCAATAATCAGCATAAGATTACCGAATGGCCAGTGCATAATCTTAAAAAGTGCACCTAATATTACAACGGCCGCACCAAGACCGTATACCATGTTCATTAATTTTTTGCTAGATTTTGAATTTGCCATAATAAATGTGTTTTTTGTTTTTTTTAAAATAATAAAAAAAAGGTTAGTAATTTAGTTTTGATAGATAATTTTGGGACTATTGTTTATTTCTTGTGTTATTTTGGTTAGTTACGTCAGTACCCATGTAGTCCTGAACAGTTCTAAATCCAATATAACTTCTTGCCGAATCAGCGTATTCGTAATCTCTGGTACTTACCTGTAGGAAATAAGCAACATCTTTCCAGGATCCTCCACGAACCACTTTTCTTTTATTGCGATCATCATTGACATTTGGGTTCATTGATGAAACGTAATCATATCCTGCAGGATCATAAGAAGACTGTACCCATTCTGATACATTTCCTGCCATATTGTAAAGATTATAATCGTTTGGCTCAAAAGTTTTGGCCTCTACCGTATATAAAAAGCTATCTGCTGCATAATCTCCTCTCAAAGGTTTAAAGTTTGCCAAGAAACATCCTCTGTCATTAAAGGCATAAGGACCTCCCCATGGATAGGTAGCAGATTCCAACCCTCCTCTTGCAGCGTATTCCCACTCTGCTTCTGTCGGAAGCCTGAAATAGTTAACCAGCTCTTTATTCTTTTTCTTTTGGTAGCTATTTTTATAGATTGTTCTCCAAGTACAAAATGCTTTTGCCTGCTCCCATGACACTCCTACTACAGGATAATCATCATAAGCACTGTGCCAAAAGTAGTCATTGTGCATTGGTTCATTATATGAATAGTTAAAATCTTTAATCCACACGGTTGTATCAGGATAAACCTCTATGATTTCTTCCTTAACGAAATCCTTTCGTCTTCCTTTTTTGGCTCTTGCGGCAGCTTGAATATCCATCCAAGTAAATCTAAATTTAAATTTACTTACGTCTAATGTTCTTCTACCGTTATACGATTCTTCTAAAGGAATATACATGGTATCCATCACCTCGGCGTAATATTCATCTGGATAATCTTCTACATCCCAGACAATATCTACATCAAGATTTTGTTTTCTACCTTCATAACCTGTTTCGCCCATTCCACTATAGTTATCATAGACGTATTTTTCATAAACAGTCATATTGGTAGTATCTGCATCTAAAAATGCATATTCTCCAATACCTTCATCGGCAGGAGTTTTTCCTAGATCATCAGCCATAATTGCCAGATGCTGTCTGATAGTGGAGTCACGAACCCACTCTACAAACTGTCTGTATTCGCTGTTAGTTACTTCTGTTTCATCCATGTAAAAGGAACGCACGGTCACTGTCTTTGTTGGAGCATTAGACAGCGCTGCTTTGTCATCATCAGACTTACCCATAATGAACGATCCTCCGGGGATGAGCGTCATTCCATATGGTTTTTCTGGATGCCAGTTTTTCCCTTTTACTCCGACTAGTTCTCCACGGTTCCCTTTTCCGCAACTATAGAGCATTGCCAAGATAGCAAAGAGTGATACAACTTTTTTCATAACGTGTTTTAGGTTAAGATCTTCAAGATTTAAGGTCGTAAACCTATTTATTTATTTTCAGAAATGCAATTTTTTTCTAAAAAAAACCTTAAATCAGCTTTATTTAAAAGAATTAAACTTCGTTTTTTTGTTTTGCCTTATACCACCTTTCTGGTATTTCCTGATTACAAGCTTTCTCATAATCGTCATAGGTACATGGTAATAACGTATGTCTTTGCAATTTATTATTCCCAGAGGAAATAAATGGAATTTCGAT contains:
- a CDS encoding phosphatidylinositol-specific phospholipase C domain-containing protein is translated as MKQLIFKQVLTIILFCQSLSIFSQQGNDWMSYLHPETNVSNITIPGTHDTGAYGKADLTGVQNIIHHSTYITQNLSFYEQLNNGIRFFDIRLKESDSHIPGDPIIVHGIIKFHTRFKRDVLSAIKRFFNENKNEALIMTIQSDQGSASKLATELKNIIKDPIYSNLFFTDNRLPKLKELRGKILLITKKLNHVPGIHYKHEDNVTSVANTRKFPYPKGAKPIYNPYIKVNNYYDLGIDSCLSWPFTNCDANKDRKWGRVKELMQEANDNRSNNRLYLNAVNGYLTNHLVGIPIPEPDITAVSDYMNPRVKNYMKANKGFSKSYGVLILDWVDSSLIEAIYKVNFHAWALNPEITFYKKSNFEGDVIRGNEISVSLHPNPVKFHKFNLVINTSIHEKLELKIYNSLGKLVYKQNLGLVEEENKIPIETSDFKSKSKGVYFVEIKNSKGVRLIKKLFIK
- a CDS encoding CPXCG motif-containing cysteine-rich protein; translated protein: MIEHFFQCPYCWEEISMLLDPSVPYQVYVEDCEVCCNPIELRPRFDDQELTSLEVYSIEQ
- a CDS encoding ATP-binding cassette domain-containing protein, which codes for MLNIHNLSISFGGEYLFEEISFKLTAGDRVGLVGKNGAGKSTMLKILSKDQEPDSGQIATDKDIKIGFLKQDIDFVLGRTVLEEAYEAFEEIKKIERELEQINKALAERTDYESDSYNQLITELSDHTQHYEIIGGYNYQGETERILQGLGFAREDFGKLTDTFSGGWRMRIELAKLLLQNNDILLLDEPTNHLDIESIIWLENFLKGYAGVVVIVSHDKMFLDNVTNRTIEISLGRIYDYNKPYSKYLVLRQEIREQQLAAQKNQSKQIEQTERLIEKFRAKASKATMAQSLIKKLDKIDRIEVDEDENAVMNVRFPVSVQPGKVVIEAESVGKNYGEKEILKEVDLLVERGSKIAFVGQNGQGKSTLAKMIINEIPFTGDLKLGHNVEIGYFAQNQSEYLDGELTIHETMINAADEKTRTKVRDMLGAFLFRGDEVDKKVKVLSGGERNRLALCKLLLQPFNVLVMDEPTNHLDIKSKNVLKEALKNFEGTLILVSHDRDFLQGLTNRVYEFRDKKVKEYLGDIDFYLEERKVADLREIEKKEKRQKEVSKTKETAKKSYEDQKKLKSLNNKLSNVESKINKLEREIKKLDADMAADYDAAIAKPNFFETYQEKKDKLITLMEEWEAVQEEIDTMS
- a CDS encoding DUF983 domain-containing protein, with translation MNFLKGTKIYSIFTGACPVCQNESMYCNSNPYKLNTTLKMEERCSHCNTKYKIEPSFFYGAMYVSYAVGIAFAVAAFVIANLFFKMDLLATFFCIVGTLIFFMPIIMRLSRNIWINLFLHYKKE
- a CDS encoding FAD-binding oxidoreductase, with the translated sequence MVDYIIVGFGIAGVSVTEELERRGKTYLVYEDSSQKASRVAAGVCNPVVLKRFTMAWRGGELMDGAISFYKGIEERLSQSFVDELPVLRRFNSVEEQNLWYEAADRPVLREFLSENILKNKNEGIGAPFYLGKVHKTHKVALSQLLSSYMAYMKAKNSLIEEPFVHDDIEILDNGVVYKGVKARHLIFSEGYGMVQNPYFNQLPLVGNKGEYVIIKSETLRLKEAIKAAFFIVPLGNDLYKIGATYDHQDKSKETTEAARDKILKKMKEVLCCEYTIVSQESGIRPTVRDRRPLVGTHDTYKVLHLLNGLGTRGVLMGPFLAKQLLNSIEKGETLEAEYNINRFA
- the gldN gene encoding gliding motility protein GldN, producing MNLRNLILSLCALIISIVSYGQANILNATDPDQIGKKTAEQIEQDNDHPLEYGYVDERDVLWAKTTWEIIDLDERINFPLYYPIDTNSIGSNRRSLYDVLMANIKNGNIKNLYSDSYFTETRTISDLQTTLSKIDTTDLGFEQYNAGETVDPQYINKRDITSADISEYHIRGYWYFDKRQGELRYRLLGLAPVAPDVNFIDDDEPDMVPLFWIWYPDAREVLHNAKAFNRKNTSMPFNYDHILNARRFNSIIYKEDNIQGDRSIKDYVIDNALMQLLESERVKESIRNFEMDMWSY
- the gldM gene encoding gliding motility protein GldM; its protein translation is MAGGKLSPRQKMINLMYLVFIAMLALNMSKEVLAAFGLMNEKLTESNQATTERNSAFMQGLAEKVSEQPAKYTPLKEKADQTSKLSGELVSYIENLKSTLTKDVSDPKDYVTMDKSVTLDELFFKGGTITPAGKEFVSKIEEYRDGVSGILEEKYSDIANDVKKEFSTSEVTNRDKVKVDWLKYNFEGYPLVATLTKLTQMQSDVKNTESKVLSAMLSGQLQSEVSLSNFEAIVVPDKTAFFSGEKFKGRIILGKKDKTLKAHKVVVNGKELSPESMQEGQTILDFPAGNVGERDIKGEFQFKEGDSIVTIPIESSYAVIPKPNSAVISADKMNVVYRGVNNPMTISIPGVPSVNATAPGLRKAGGAGKYVMNVTTVKSREVSIKVSGKLPNGSSVSDSKKFRIKDIPRPVGTVRGEDGSIKMSKNALQIASVGAILPDFDFDIKLKVSGFKFKVEGQPTVSVSGGRLNSQAKSALRKAKRGSSVQIIDIKARLTTNKGYKLKKISPVIVELTN
- the gldL gene encoding gliding motility protein GldL → MANSKSSKKLMNMVYGLGAAVVILGALFKIMHWPFGNLMLIIGLITEALVFTVSAFEPVDDELDWSLVYPELAGGDKRDKKAKEAKDPEGMLSKKLDDMLKEARIDAGLMSSLGESIRNFEGAAKSISPTVDSIAGQKKYSEELTHAAAQLESLNNLYKVQLESSARQAEANQAIAENAGKLKSQMENLASNLSSLNGVYGGMLSAMNAKN
- the gldK gene encoding gliding motility lipoprotein GldK, with the translated sequence MKKVVSLFAILAMLYSCGKGNRGELVGVKGKNWHPEKPYGMTLIPGGSFIMGKSDDDKAALSNAPTKTVTVRSFYMDETEVTNSEYRQFVEWVRDSTIRQHLAIMADDLGKTPADEGIGEYAFLDADTTNMTVYEKYVYDNYSGMGETGYEGRKQNLDVDIVWDVEDYPDEYYAEVMDTMYIPLEESYNGRRTLDVSKFKFRFTWMDIQAAARAKKGRRKDFVKEEIIEVYPDTTVWIKDFNYSYNEPMHNDYFWHSAYDDYPVVGVSWEQAKAFCTWRTIYKNSYQKKKNKELVNYFRLPTEAEWEYAARGGLESATYPWGGPYAFNDRGCFLANFKPLRGDYAADSFLYTVEAKTFEPNDYNLYNMAGNVSEWVQSSYDPAGYDYVSSMNPNVNDDRNKRKVVRGGSWKDVAYFLQVSTRDYEYADSARSYIGFRTVQDYMGTDVTNQNNTRNKQ